Proteins encoded within one genomic window of Brassica rapa cultivar Chiifu-401-42 chromosome A09, CAAS_Brap_v3.01, whole genome shotgun sequence:
- the LOC103840491 gene encoding U-box domain-containing protein 17, translating into MATAAIFSSLRRRRSPSLEAFLAPFDLSGIALVKTLASISSEVVSSFAATRFSFQRRNARALLRKIEIFVVLFEFLAETRSPSSSTTALLCLKEFYLLIYRSKILLEYVAQSSKLWLLLQNPSISGYFHDLNQEISTLLDVFPVNELNLSDDIREHIKLLQNQSLKSRLYIDNNDESLRETFYSFLESFENGEIPSPTALKTFFVERLAFKDSNSYRNEIEFLEEQIVNHDGDLEPASSVINGFVAIARYSRFLLFGFEEDGVEWRIENNHPKVGEDTIVTSVPKDFVCPISLDLMTDPVIVSTGQTYDRTSIARWIEEGHCTCPKTGQTLMDSRIVPNRALKNLIVQWCTASGVAIESEFVTDSVVSALPTKAAVEANKATVSILVKFLADGSSEAGQTIAAREIRLLAKTGKDNRSFIAEAGAIPHLRRLLKSENAIAQENSVTAMLNLSIYEKNKSLIMEEDDCLECIVNVLVSGLTVEAQENAAATLFSLSAVHEYKKRIAFTDHCVEALSSLLRNGTPRGKKDAVTALYNLSTHPDNCGRMIEGGGVTSLVGALKNDVVSEEAAGALALLVRQSLGAEAIGREEGAVTGLMGMMRCGTARGKENAVAALLELCRSGGAAAAEKVLRAPAIAGLLQTLLFTGTKRARRKAASLARVFQRREHAAMRSGGYGFVGNVNENRDGGNFTTDVSVPMSISVPVL; encoded by the coding sequence ATGGCCACCGCGGCTATATTCTCATCTCTGCGGCGGAGGAGATCCCCATCACTAGAAGCCTTTTTAGCCCCCTTTGACCTCTCCGGCATCGCTCTCGTGAAAACCCTAGCTTCCATCTCCTCAGAGGTCGTCTCTTCTTTCGCCGCCACACGGTTCTCGTTCCAACGCAGGAACGCTCGTGCCCTGCTTCGTAAGATCGAGATCTTCGTCGTGTTATTCGAGTTCCTCGCTGAGACACGCTCTCCCTCTTCTTCAACAACAGCGTTGCTGTGTCTGAAGGAGTTTTATCTTCTCATCTACAGGTCCAAGATCCTCCTCGAGTACGTCGCTCAATCCAGTAAGTTGTGGCTGTTATTACAAAACCCTTCGATCTCCGGCTACTTCCATGACTTGAACCAAGAGATTTCGACTCTTCTTGATGTCTTCCCTGTCAACGAGCTCAACCTCTCCGACGACATCAGAGAGCATATCAAGCTGTTACAAAACCAATCCTTGAAATCAAGATTGTACATCGATAACAACGACGAGTCCTTACGCGAAACATTCTACTCCTTTCTCGAATCCTTCGAGAACGGTGAGATTCCGAGCCCAACCGCTCTAAAAACCTTCTTCGTAGAGAGGTTAGCGTTTAAGGATTCTAATTCTTACAGAAACGAAATCGAGTTCTTGGAAGAACAGATTGTGAATCACGACGGAGACTTAGAGCCTGCGAGTTCAGTTATCAACGGTTTCGTAGCGATCGCACGTTACTCTAGGTTTCTGTTATTCGGTTTCGAAGAAGATGGAGTAGAGTGGAGAATCGAGAATAATCATCCGAAGGTTGGAGAGGACACGATCGTAACTTCAGTTCCGAAAGATTTCGTTTGTCCGATCTCTCTCGACCTGATGACAGATCCTGTGATTGTTTCCACAGGTCAGACTTACGACCGAACCTCCATCGCTAGGTGGATCGAAGAAGGACACTGTACTTGTCCCAAAACAGGACAAACTCTTATGGACTCTCGCATCGTCCCCAATCGAGCTCTCAAGAACTTGATCGTCCAATGGTGTACAGCGAGTGGTGTAGCTATTGAGTCTGAGTTTGTTACAGATTCGGTTGTGTCGGCTCTCCCGACGAAAGCTGCGGTTGAAGCTAACAAAGCTACTGTTTCGATACTCGTCAAGTTTCTAGCAGACGGATCGTCTGAAGCGGGGCAAACAATCGCGGCGAGGGAGATTCGTCTTCTGGCGAAAACCGGGAAGGATAACCGATCTTTCATCGCGGAAGCAGGTGCGATACCGCACCTGCGCCGCCTTCTCAAGTCGGAGAACGCTATAGCGCAGGAGAACTCTGTGACAGCCATGCTTAACCTCTCGATATACGAGAAGAACAAGAGTCTGATCATGGAGGAGGACGATTGTTTGGAGTGTATAGTAAACGTTCTCGTCTCCGGTCTCACAGTGGAAGCGCAGGAGAACGCAGCGGCCACATTGTTCAGTCTCTCCGCAGTACACGAGTACAAGAAACGCATAGCGTTTACTGACCATTGCGTCGAGGCGTTATCCTCGCTGCTTCGAAACGGGACGCCGAGAGGGAAGAAAGACGCGGTGACAGCGTTATACAACTTATCAACACACCCTGATAACTGCGGTAGAATGATCGAAGGAGGAGGCGTGACGAGCCTCGTCGGAGCGCTCAAGAACGACGTCGTTTCCGAGGAGGCGGCGGGAGCATTGGCTTTGTTGGTGAGACAGTCTCTTGGAGCCGAGGCTATAGGGAGAGAGGAAGGGGCCGTGACGGGGCTCATGGGGATGATGAGATGCGGGACGGCTAGAGGGAAAGAGAACGCGGTGGCTGCGTTGCTTGAGCTTTGTAGAAGCGGTGGAGCCGCGGCGGCGGAGAAAGTGTTGAGAGCACCGGCCATTGCGGGGTTGCTGCAGACGCTTTTGTTCACCGGGACGAAGAGGGCTAGAAGGAAAGCTGCTTCGCTTGCTCGGGTTTTCCAGAGGCGGGAGCATGCGGCGATGAGGTCAGGCGGGTATGGGTTTGTAGGGAATGTGAACGAGAATAGGGACGGCGGGAATTTTACGACGGATGTCTCTGTTCCGATGTCAATCTCTGTACCTGTATTGTGA
- the LOC103840541 gene encoding putative nuclease HARBI1 gives MASSSENNLDEAFDDAFDDAFDEAFDQHFDQTFQEFTIQSDQEERRKKRKKRAYIERHREEGHFRLWNDYFSDTPTYPENFFRRRFRMNKRLFMHIVDRLSNEVQYFREKKDGLGRNSLSPIQKCTAAIRVLAYGSAADMVDEYLRLGETTARLCVEQFVEGIIYLFGDEYLRSPTPADLQRLLDVGERRGFPGMIGSIDCMHWEWKNCPTAWKGQYCRGSGKPTIVLEAVASYDLWIWHAFFGPPGTLNDINVLDRSPVFDDIINGKAPNVTYYVNGREFHMAYYLTDGIYPKWATFIQSISMPQGPKAVLFAQRQEAIRKDVERAFGVLQARFAIIKNPALFWDKVKIGKIMRACIILHNMIVEDERDGYSLVDVSEFDHGNSHVDFTYSTDIPSNITNMMDARSRIRNRQMHQQLKDDLVEHIWRRFGHGDDNN, from the coding sequence atggcttcttcttctgaaaaCAATTTAGATGAAGCTTTTGATGATGCTTTTGATGATGCATTTGATGAAGCCTTTGATCAACATTTTGATCAAACCTTTCAAGAGTTTACCATTCAaagtgatcaagaagaacgaagaaaaaaaagaaaaaaacgagcTTATATCGAAAGACACCGTGAAGAAGGGCATTTTCGTTTATGGAATGATTATTTCAGTGATACTCCAACGTATCCTGAAAATTTCTTTCGACGACGTTTTAGAATGAACAAGCGACTGTTCATGCACATTGTTGATCGACTCTCCAACGAAGTGCAATACTTCCGAGAAAAGAAAGATGGTCTTGGAAGGAATAGTCTCTCTCCTATTCAAAAGTGTACCGCAGCCATTCGTGTCTTAGCGTATGGTTCTGCAGCTGATATGGTCGACGAATACCTCCGGCTGGGTGAAACAACAGCTCGGTTATGCGTGGAACAGTTTGTGGAAggtataatatatttgtttggGGATGAGTACTTAAGAAGTCCAACACCGGCTGATCTTCAACGTCTACTTGATGTGGGAGAGCGTCGTGGATTTCCCGGGATGATaggaagcatcgattgtatgcactgggagtggaagaattgtcccaccgcttggaaagggcaATATTGTCGTGGTTCGGGTAAACCAACAATCGTTTTAGAGGCGGTCGCTTCATACGATCTCTGGATATGGCATGCATTTTTTGGACCTCCAGGTACATTaaatgatatcaatgttcttgaccGTTCTCCcgtttttgatgacataataAACGGTAAAGCCCCGAATGTCACTTACTATGTCAATGGAAGAGAGTTCCATATGGCTTACTATCTCACCGATGGTATATATCCGAAATGGGCaacttttatccaatctattTCTATGCCACAAGGGCCGAAGGCAGTTTTATTTGCTCAACGGCAAGAAGCCATccgaaaagatgtcgagcgtGCTTTTGGAGTCTTGCAAGCACGTTTTGCGATTATTAAAAATCCGGCGCTGTTTTGGGATAAAGTCAAAATagggaagattatgagagcatgtatcatactccataatatgatagtTGAAGATGAACGAGACGGATACAGTCTCGTTGATGTTTCTGAGTTCGACCACGGGAATTCACATGTTGATTTCACGTATTCTACAGATATCCCTTCAAACATCACAAATATGATGGACGCTCGTTCAAGAATTCGAAATAGGCAAATGCATCAACAACTAAAAgatgatttggttgaacatatATGGCGTAGATTTGGACACGGTGACGACAACAACTGA